In one Sphingomonas sp. S1-29 genomic region, the following are encoded:
- a CDS encoding DUF72 domain-containing protein — MKYPDAAPPMMIGTAGWSIPREASDAFAGAGSHLERYARVMPAAEINSSFHRAHRRSTYARWAASTPDRFRFSVKMPKTISRQHKLADADALLDAFLEEAEGLGAKLGVVLLQLPPSLAFDPEVAPGFLETLRQRLAPHVQIACEPRHASWLAADAEACLVKHRVARVAADPPRAEGSERTGGWPGLRYYRLHGSPRMYYSSYDDGYLAALAATMAADAEAKGPVWCIFDNTASGAATGDALRLRALLD; from the coding sequence ATGAAATACCCTGATGCTGCCCCGCCGATGATGATCGGCACCGCAGGCTGGTCGATCCCGCGCGAGGCGAGCGACGCCTTTGCCGGCGCAGGCAGCCATCTCGAACGCTATGCGCGGGTGATGCCGGCTGCGGAGATCAACTCGTCGTTCCACCGGGCGCACCGGCGTTCGACCTATGCGCGCTGGGCAGCGAGTACGCCCGATCGCTTCCGCTTCTCGGTGAAGATGCCCAAGACGATCTCGCGCCAGCACAAGCTGGCCGATGCCGATGCGCTGCTCGATGCGTTTTTGGAGGAAGCGGAAGGGCTCGGCGCGAAGCTCGGCGTGGTCCTGCTCCAATTGCCGCCGAGCCTGGCCTTTGATCCCGAGGTCGCTCCGGGCTTTCTCGAAACCCTACGCCAACGGCTCGCGCCGCACGTCCAGATCGCGTGCGAGCCGCGCCACGCATCGTGGCTCGCCGCCGACGCCGAAGCGTGCCTGGTCAAGCACCGCGTCGCGCGGGTCGCGGCCGATCCGCCGCGGGCCGAGGGCAGCGAGCGCACCGGGGGCTGGCCTGGGCTGCGCTACTATCGCCTCCACGGATCACCCCGCATGTATTATTCGTCCTATGACGACGGCTATCTCGCGGCGCTGGCAGCGACGATGGCCGCGGACGCCGAAGCGAAGGGGCCGGTGTGGTGCATCTTCGACAATACCGCGTCGGGCGCGGCGACGGGCGACGCGCTGCGGCTTCGCGCGTTGCTCGACTAG